In the Rhizophagus irregularis chromosome 10, complete sequence genome, one interval contains:
- a CDS encoding uncharacterized protein (SECRETED:cutsite_VEA-FY; SECRETED:prob_0.5979); SECRETED:SignalP(1-27): MKVFKNNGRVIIANLIILILEIFHVEAFYLVDINDNLNNNLSKLNVNNINNNKNFNLISRRQVNEHYSDKNVENLPFKSQYGFIIVMISSFLAVYLNFVGTSYVLYRSYYKWKSSRRITLPMTLRVPMYIAMTDSFVMISHLINISRMAATQKPWEGSTCNIIGGLTFFFQCMNIFLVGGVAITTFLRVKSRSFSLGKYDYKLFLGMLILSLISTIALNKDFGQNMYWCAGKFDDKNLSIFSLCIIIIVMTVSLFCYISIIYEMRSIKIEEGFGSEEISNQRKEKNKRIYSKISSYILIFIIQYVPVTIYNISHIRHIDHYWIYVVCDIGINFGGIGNFVQYTINEGWSDKLDESSDTYNLNVINPRIPFNLNNNNNNSRDSNQDSCEVIDSFGIIHSASANQKKNKKVSRPSYLKKIPNELNNN, from the exons ATGAAAGTCTTTAAGAATAATGGAAGAGTTATTATagctaatttaattatattaattcttgAAATATTTCACGTTGAAGCATTTTATTTGGTggatattaatgataatttaaataataatttatcaaaattaaatgttaataatattaataataataaaaatttcaatttaattagtaGACGACAAGTAAATGAACATTATTCagataaaaatgttgaaaatttaCCATTTAAATCACAATATGGATTTATAATAGTTAtgatttcatcttttttagcTGTATATTTGAACTTTGTGGGTACAAGTTATGTCTTATATAGAAGTTATTACAAATGGAAGAGTAGTCGTCGTATCACTTTACCAATGACTTTAAGGGTTCCAATGTATATAGCTATGACAGATTCTTTCGTTATGATatcacatttaataaatatatctcGTATGGCAGCAACTCAAAAACCATGGGAAGGTTCAACTTGTAATATAATTGGtggtttaacttttttttttcaatgtatGAACATTTTCTTGGTGGGAGGTGTAGCTATAACAACTTTTCTTCGTGTAAAAAGTCGATCATTTAGTTTGGgaaaatatgattataaattattccttggaatgttaattttatctttaatatctACAATAGCACTTAACAAAGATTTTGGTCAAAATATGTATTGGTGTGCAGGaaaatttgatgataaaaatttatcaatattttctttatgcataataattatagtaatgaCAGTTAGTTTATTCTGTTATATAAGTATAATATATGAAATGAGATCTATAAAGATTGAAGAAGGTTTTGGTAGTGAAGAAATTTCAAATCaacgtaaagaaaaaaataaacgtatttatagtaaaatatcaagttatatattgatttttattatacaatatgtTCCTGtcactatttataatattagtcATATAAGACATATTGATCATTATTGGATCTACGTTGTTTGTGatattggaataaattttGGTGGTATAGGAAATTTCGTACAg tATACAATTAATGAAGGATGGAGCGACAAATTAGATGAATCAAGTGATACGTATAACCTAAACGTAATAAATCCGAGAATTCCTTTCaacttaaataataacaataacaattcCAGAGATTCAAATCAAGATTCTTGTGAAGTAATTGATTCATTTGGTATAATACATTCTGCTTCCgctaatcaaaaaaagaataaaaaagtttcaagGCCTTCTTACCTGAAAAAAATACCCaatgaattaaataacaattaa